One window of the Runella slithyformis DSM 19594 genome contains the following:
- a CDS encoding glycoside hydrolase family 130 protein, protein MTYFENRRLALEMAYNELVSRKNTKEKLGNGLYDRYENPVLTAAHAPLFWRYDLNPETNPYLIERFGINAAFNAGAIKWNGSYLLSVRVEGADRKSFFAIAESPNGVDNFRFWDFPITMPETDVPDGNVYDMRLVAHEDGWIYGLFCTERKDPNAKKGDESSAVAQCGIARTKDLKTWERLPDLKTPSPQQRNVVLHPEFVNGKYALYTRPQDGFIEAGTGGGIGLGFTDSMENAVVEKEFIVDEKSYHTVYEVKNGQGPAPLKTEQGWLHLAHGVRNTAAGLRYVLYMFMTDLNDLTKVIYKPAGYFIAPDGDERVGDVSNVTFSNGWILDDDGTVFIYYASSDTRMHVATSTIEKLVDYCIHTPADGLRSAASVERLKGLIEKNLAYLGEGRQ, encoded by the coding sequence ATGACTTATTTTGAAAATCGCCGGTTGGCCTTGGAAATGGCTTATAACGAATTGGTTAGCCGAAAAAATACCAAAGAAAAATTAGGGAACGGACTTTATGACCGTTATGAAAATCCGGTGCTGACAGCCGCTCATGCCCCGTTGTTTTGGCGGTATGATCTGAACCCTGAAACAAATCCGTATTTGATAGAACGGTTCGGAATCAATGCTGCTTTCAACGCGGGAGCTATTAAGTGGAACGGCAGTTATCTATTATCTGTGCGTGTAGAAGGAGCAGACCGTAAATCCTTTTTTGCCATTGCCGAAAGTCCCAATGGGGTAGATAATTTTCGTTTTTGGGATTTTCCTATTACGATGCCCGAGACTGACGTGCCCGACGGAAACGTATATGATATGCGGTTGGTAGCCCACGAAGACGGCTGGATCTATGGGCTGTTTTGTACCGAACGCAAAGACCCCAATGCCAAAAAAGGCGATGAAAGTTCGGCCGTGGCTCAATGCGGCATAGCGCGTACTAAAGATCTGAAAACGTGGGAGCGCTTGCCCGACCTAAAAACGCCTTCACCGCAACAGCGCAACGTGGTGCTTCATCCTGAATTTGTAAACGGAAAATACGCGCTTTACACCCGTCCGCAGGATGGTTTTATCGAAGCCGGAACGGGCGGGGGAATTGGATTGGGTTTTACCGATTCCATGGAAAATGCGGTGGTGGAAAAAGAATTTATTGTGGACGAAAAAAGCTACCATACCGTTTACGAAGTCAAAAACGGACAGGGTCCGGCGCCCCTCAAAACTGAGCAAGGCTGGTTGCACCTGGCGCACGGCGTACGCAACACAGCCGCCGGTCTGCGCTACGTTTTGTACATGTTCATGACTGATTTAAATGATTTGACAAAAGTGATCTATAAACCGGCAGGGTATTTCATTGCACCCGACGGTGATGAACGCGTAGGAGATGTATCAAACGTAACCTTTTCCAACGGATGGATTTTGGACGATGATGGAACGGTCTTTATCTATTACGCCTCTTCCGATACGCGTATGCACGTAGCCACGAGTACGATTGAAAAACTGGTAGATTACTGTATCCATACGCCCGCCGACGGCCTGCGCTCGGCAGCTTCGGTAGAGCGTCTGAAAGGGTTGATTGAGAAGAATTTAGCGTATTTGGGGGAAGGAAGGCAGTAG
- a CDS encoding glycoside hydrolase family 5 protein: protein MLRLQTHLLLLTFSFLFSAGFAQTPLKKIKVEGNKFVTEDGKTIVFRGLNVADPDNLLTKGHWDKAFFQEVKNWGANIVRFPVHPVAWRKQGKENYLKLLNDGVKWATELGLYVIIDWHSIGNLRTEMYQSDMYETTQKETFEFWRTMAKQYKGNNTVAFFELFNEPTVYNGQLGTCTWAQWKELNEEMIGIIRAHGNDAIPLVAGFNWAYDLTPVKESPINAPGIAYVSHPYPMKRPKPWEDKWTADWGFVASKYPLLLTEIGFSGAEETGAHVPVISDESYGEAITKYTAERGISWVGWVFDDRWAPRMFSDWNFTPTRQGKYFKKVLLESNSVK from the coding sequence ATGTTGAGATTACAAACACACCTGTTACTGCTGACGTTTAGCTTTCTATTCAGTGCCGGCTTTGCCCAAACTCCCCTCAAAAAGATCAAAGTTGAGGGAAATAAATTCGTTACCGAAGATGGTAAAACAATCGTATTCAGAGGTTTGAATGTGGCTGATCCCGACAATCTGCTCACCAAAGGACATTGGGATAAAGCCTTCTTTCAGGAAGTTAAAAATTGGGGAGCCAACATTGTGCGGTTTCCCGTTCATCCGGTCGCATGGCGTAAACAGGGGAAAGAAAACTATCTGAAACTGCTCAATGATGGAGTAAAATGGGCGACGGAATTGGGATTGTACGTCATCATTGACTGGCACTCGATTGGGAACCTACGTACAGAGATGTATCAGTCAGATATGTACGAAACCACCCAAAAAGAAACCTTTGAGTTTTGGCGAACGATGGCAAAACAGTACAAAGGCAACAATACGGTCGCTTTTTTTGAATTGTTCAACGAACCCACTGTGTATAACGGCCAGCTGGGAACCTGTACTTGGGCGCAGTGGAAAGAATTGAACGAGGAAATGATCGGGATCATCCGGGCCCACGGCAACGATGCCATCCCTTTAGTGGCAGGCTTCAATTGGGCGTATGATTTGACTCCTGTCAAAGAAAGCCCCATCAATGCGCCCGGTATTGCGTACGTCAGTCATCCGTATCCGATGAAACGACCCAAACCCTGGGAAGATAAATGGACGGCCGATTGGGGATTTGTGGCATCGAAATACCCACTCTTACTGACCGAAATTGGATTTTCGGGAGCGGAAGAAACCGGGGCGCACGTACCTGTTATCAGCGACGAATCTTACGGTGAGGCTATCACCAAATACACGGCCGAACGCGGTATCAGTTGGGTGGGTTGGGTCTTTGATGACCGCTGGGCTCCGCGCATGTTTTCCGACTGGAATTTTACCCCCACACGGCAGGGAAAATACTTCAAAAAAGTGCTTTTAGAATCTAACTCCGTTAAATGA
- a CDS encoding sodium:solute symporter family protein encodes MKIQGLDFLVIALYLVVISAIGIIMKKRAQRSKNDYMLGGNTLPWWMLGISNASGMFDISGTIWMVSIMFVYGLKSIWLVWLWPVFNQVFLFVYLAVWLRRSGVSTGAEWMLTRFGTKKDAQMAHKIIIAFALLSCFGFMAYGFIGLGKFIEIFLPFSSIASYIPFSVSPEFVPHFYGIIFTLFAVFYSVMGGMSSIVWADVIQYGLMALGSISIGIIAMGELSGQTLNVPPDWSSIFFGWNLDLDWSNIIADVNQKITDDKYSPFGMFFSLMLAKGILASIAGPAPNYDMQKILSSKSPRDAALMSMFVNIVLLPTRYFMIIGFTVLGLLYYHDLNIQTATGGVDFERILPAAILKFAPAGLLGLFLVELMAAFMGTFAGTLNAAQAYIVNDIYLKSIKPKATNREISRANYLVGVVVVAISIVLGIFAKDVNSVLQWIVGALYGGYVAANVLKWHWWRFNGMGFFWGMAAGIVSAMTLPYVFPDTLPLFYFPLILVLSAVGSVVGSLMTPPTDMDVLKKFYRNVRPWGFWGPIHAEVMKEDPTFERNKNFSWDMFNVVVGTIAQTAITSLPVFVVLLMPIQGFITATVLAVCVFILWKTWYQKLPDA; translated from the coding sequence ATGAAAATTCAGGGACTTGATTTTTTAGTCATCGCACTTTACCTCGTCGTGATTTCGGCTATCGGAATCATCATGAAAAAACGTGCACAACGCAGCAAAAACGACTATATGCTAGGCGGAAACACCTTGCCTTGGTGGATGTTGGGGATTTCCAACGCGTCGGGTATGTTTGATATTTCGGGCACGATTTGGATGGTATCCATTATGTTTGTGTATGGCCTGAAAAGTATCTGGTTGGTGTGGCTGTGGCCCGTTTTTAATCAGGTTTTTCTGTTTGTGTATCTGGCGGTGTGGCTTCGCCGGTCGGGAGTATCGACGGGTGCGGAGTGGATGCTCACCCGTTTCGGCACCAAAAAAGACGCCCAAATGGCTCACAAGATCATCATCGCCTTCGCGCTCTTGAGCTGCTTTGGTTTTATGGCGTACGGCTTTATCGGGTTGGGAAAATTTATCGAAATATTTCTCCCCTTTTCGTCCATTGCCTCCTATATTCCTTTCAGCGTTTCGCCCGAATTTGTTCCTCATTTTTACGGCATCATCTTTACCCTTTTTGCGGTGTTTTACTCCGTCATGGGCGGCATGTCGAGCATTGTGTGGGCTGATGTGATACAATATGGACTCATGGCGCTTGGCTCAATTTCTATCGGAATCATTGCCATGGGCGAACTGTCGGGCCAAACGCTTAATGTGCCGCCCGATTGGTCCAGTATCTTCTTTGGTTGGAACCTTGATTTGGATTGGTCAAACATCATTGCCGACGTAAATCAAAAAATCACGGACGATAAATACAGTCCGTTCGGGATGTTCTTTTCGTTGATGTTGGCTAAAGGTATTTTGGCAAGCATTGCCGGTCCGGCACCTAACTATGACATGCAGAAGATCCTTTCCTCCAAGTCGCCCCGTGATGCAGCGCTGATGAGTATGTTTGTCAATATTGTGTTGTTGCCTACACGTTATTTTATGATTATCGGCTTCACCGTTTTGGGGCTTTTGTACTACCATGACCTTAACATACAGACGGCCACGGGCGGCGTTGATTTTGAGCGTATCCTGCCCGCTGCGATTCTTAAATTTGCTCCTGCGGGCCTTTTAGGATTGTTTTTGGTGGAATTAATGGCCGCTTTTATGGGTACTTTTGCGGGTACGCTCAACGCTGCTCAAGCGTACATCGTCAACGATATTTATCTCAAGTCCATCAAGCCCAAAGCGACCAATCGGGAAATCAGCCGGGCCAACTATCTGGTTGGGGTTGTAGTGGTTGCAATCAGTATTGTGTTAGGCATTTTTGCCAAAGACGTCAACAGTGTCCTGCAGTGGATCGTGGGCGCTTTGTACGGGGGGTACGTAGCGGCCAACGTGCTCAAATGGCATTGGTGGCGCTTCAATGGAATGGGTTTTTTCTGGGGAATGGCGGCCGGGATTGTCTCGGCCATGACACTTCCGTATGTATTTCCCGACACGTTACCCTTGTTTTATTTTCCATTGATTTTAGTGTTATCGGCCGTAGGCTCGGTGGTCGGTTCTTTGATGACACCACCAACGGATATGGACGTGCTGAAGAAATTTTACCGCAATGTTCGTCCGTGGGGATTTTGGGGGCCGATTCATGCCGAAGTGATGAAAGAAGACCCGACGTTTGAACGAAACAAAAATTTCAGTTGGGATATGTTCAACGTGGTGGTTGGAACCATTGCCCAAACAGCCATTACGTCGTTGCCCGTTTTTGTGGTGCTTCTGATGCCCATACAGGGCTTTATCACCGCGACAGTATTGGCGGTTTGTGTCTTTATCTTGTGGAAAACATGGTACCAAAAACTGCCGGATGCTTAG
- a CDS encoding mechanosensitive ion channel domain-containing protein: MPIFRFLSIIVSGVYLVFLVSCTAYGQALPPISPAQLFGDTSNTESFRGMYSQLGRTPTLSDCRTGKIVRILPKGVYQELKDIYKKARREKLSRVYVEVEGYYAEGSKDQIIAQEIVLYQNIQVCPSQTKTFLVRMKTQFIEYAETLIEWGIKFGIALAILLLGFTLINWFDRPLKSFIDNRQRVDPSVKSFIKSLISISLRISVIMISGAFLGLKVTGFVALFSAATLAIGFALQGSLSNFAGGFIILLMKQFKVGEKITSQNFTGVVRDILMFNTVLDTGDGRRVMIPNGPLLNNTIINHTRAGFEKRVLKIYTASDVDTEHLKSIIAEQMAEIEAQTLIALTADVKITDWNGERLEITISYQTPTQRSEEIFEKVVQRLNNRLHQEDLTFYTTL; this comes from the coding sequence ATGCCTATATTTCGCTTTTTATCCATCATCGTTTCGGGAGTATATCTTGTTTTTTTGGTTTCCTGTACTGCTTATGGTCAGGCACTTCCACCTATTTCGCCCGCTCAGTTATTTGGTGATACATCAAATACAGAATCGTTTCGTGGTATGTATTCACAGCTTGGACGTACGCCCACATTGAGTGATTGTCGTACGGGGAAAATTGTTCGTATACTGCCAAAAGGAGTCTATCAGGAGCTCAAGGATATTTATAAAAAAGCCCGTCGAGAGAAGTTGAGTCGGGTCTATGTCGAAGTAGAGGGATACTATGCCGAAGGAAGTAAAGATCAAATTATAGCACAGGAAATCGTTCTGTATCAAAATATACAGGTGTGTCCATCGCAGACCAAAACGTTTCTGGTAAGAATGAAAACTCAATTCATCGAATATGCCGAAACGCTCATCGAATGGGGGATAAAGTTTGGGATTGCTTTGGCCATTCTTCTGTTGGGGTTTACACTGATCAATTGGTTTGACAGACCCTTGAAATCGTTTATTGATAATCGCCAACGAGTCGATCCCTCAGTAAAGAGTTTTATCAAAAGTCTCATTTCGATCAGCCTGCGCATCAGTGTCATTATGATTTCAGGTGCATTTTTAGGGCTGAAAGTGACCGGATTTGTCGCATTGTTCAGTGCCGCAACGCTGGCGATCGGGTTTGCACTGCAAGGGAGTCTATCTAATTTTGCGGGTGGTTTTATCATTTTGCTGATGAAGCAATTTAAAGTGGGCGAAAAAATTACGTCACAGAATTTTACGGGAGTCGTACGTGATATCCTGATGTTTAATACCGTATTGGACACCGGCGACGGCCGCCGTGTCATGATTCCTAACGGCCCGTTACTCAACAATACTATCATTAATCATACCCGGGCAGGTTTTGAAAAACGGGTGCTGAAGATATACACAGCCTCCGATGTCGATACCGAACATTTGAAATCTATCATCGCTGAACAAATGGCAGAAATTGAGGCACAAACGCTTATAGCCCTAACGGCTGATGTGAAGATCACCGATTGGAATGGGGAGCGGCTCGAAATTACGATTTCGTACCAAACCCCTACCCAACGAAGCGAGGAAATTTTTGAAAAGGTGGTTCAGCGTCTAAACAACCGCCTGCACCAAGAGGATTTAACCTTTTATACAACCCTGTAA
- a CDS encoding AGE family epimerase/isomerase, which translates to MHLLLQKYKQEIQKELTQVLSFWEAYSLDPINGGFIGKMDFEGTVHPEAEKGGVLNARILWTFSAAFNAGSEESLKIAHRAYHYINQHFRDQTYGGVYWSVDAQGKPLSTRKQVYGLAFTIYGLTEYYRATNHQAALDFALELFELIEKYSFDPEKGGYWEAFTQEWQLLEDARLSEKDRNDPKTMNTHLHIIEAYVNLYQVWPNERVKVKVRHLLDVFENYIIDAQTGHMRLFFDKRWHPQSTAVSFGHDIEASWLLYEAAEVLHDNALLEKWKSIALRMADAAAEGFNEDGSLNHEFDPVTQHWDSHREWWVTAEGMVGYLNAFQLSGDARYLRYVEHLWEFAKTYLINTKIGEWNWGVYDDRSPMKTEDRIGFWKCPYHNARACLEIVKRI; encoded by the coding sequence ATGCACCTTTTACTTCAGAAGTATAAACAGGAAATTCAGAAGGAATTAACCCAGGTTCTTTCTTTTTGGGAAGCTTATTCCCTCGACCCAATCAACGGCGGTTTTATCGGAAAAATGGACTTCGAGGGTACTGTTCACCCCGAGGCCGAAAAGGGCGGGGTACTCAATGCCCGCATTTTGTGGACCTTTTCAGCGGCTTTTAATGCCGGCTCCGAAGAATCTCTCAAAATCGCCCATCGCGCCTATCACTATATTAATCAACACTTTCGAGACCAAACATACGGGGGAGTGTATTGGTCGGTGGATGCGCAGGGAAAACCGTTGAGTACCCGTAAGCAGGTCTATGGGCTGGCTTTTACCATCTATGGATTGACGGAATACTATCGGGCCACAAACCATCAGGCGGCGCTGGATTTTGCCCTTGAACTGTTTGAACTCATTGAAAAATACAGTTTTGACCCCGAAAAGGGCGGGTATTGGGAAGCCTTTACGCAGGAATGGCAACTCCTCGAAGACGCGCGCCTGAGTGAAAAAGACCGCAACGATCCCAAAACCATGAATACCCATCTTCACATCATCGAGGCCTACGTGAACTTATATCAGGTATGGCCCAATGAACGGGTGAAGGTCAAGGTTCGGCATTTATTGGATGTTTTTGAAAACTATATTATTGATGCTCAAACCGGGCACATGAGGCTGTTTTTTGACAAAAGATGGCACCCTCAGTCCACTGCTGTTTCTTTTGGACACGACATTGAAGCGTCTTGGCTGTTGTACGAAGCAGCGGAAGTGTTACATGATAATGCACTTTTGGAAAAATGGAAATCCATCGCGCTTCGTATGGCCGATGCCGCCGCCGAAGGTTTCAACGAAGACGGTAGTTTGAACCATGAATTTGACCCGGTTACGCAGCATTGGGATTCGCACCGCGAATGGTGGGTAACCGCGGAGGGTATGGTTGGGTACTTAAATGCTTTTCAGTTAAGCGGCGATGCCCGTTATCTCCGGTATGTTGAGCATCTTTGGGAATTTGCCAAAACGTACCTTATCAACACCAAAATCGGTGAGTGGAATTGGGGCGTGTACGATGATAGGTCACCGATGAAGACCGAAGACCGCATTGGGTTTTGGAAATGCCCGTACCACAATGCTCGTGCCTGTCTGGAGATTGTAAAAAGAATCTAA
- a CDS encoding sialate O-acetylesterase gives MMKRFLLFCFVLIQFQSFAQLKLARLFSDHVVLQRQKPVPVWGWAKPKEKVTVTLAGQKQMATADASGKWLVKFTPMEAGGPHQLTVTAKSGKLEVNDILMGEVWLCSGQSNMEWPVQQADNFKVEKKNADFPQIRHFFVAHDVTLQPQSDLTSGEWKICNEANVGHFTAIGFFFARELYQKLNIPIGLLHSSWGGSQLEGWLSKEAMLSHEELKPVAETLPKTWEEADALLDLKVRKQLLKSDVTPTLADEKKYTEAGYDFSKWLNAGSPLGQWDWKGIWMFRGKGFMARTVEISEDMIGQPTVLGLGIQDSFNEIYVNGQLVSQGIMEGTRRISLPANTWKNGNNQLVVKFGNMVQLPWYGLGVNGTPEDLLVSTKDSKISLANGWYLMPSFAEPHTYNHSSNNVATTIYNGMIAPLVPFAIRGSLWYQGESNAGRAYQYRQTFPLMINDWRQRWNDEFSFYFVQLSSFGAYQNSNQGSDWAELREAQTMTLSLPKTGMAVTTDVGNPNDIHPTNKQEVGHRLALIALKSNYGMDVLHSGPMYESVTFEEDRALVTFDYTGEGLVAKDKFGYLKGFEIAGEDRVFYYAKAEIIGDKVEVYHPKVTKPKAVRYGWANAPEDANLFNSEGLPAGPFRTDDWPGKTLGKKFE, from the coding sequence ATGATGAAACGATTTTTACTCTTTTGCTTTGTTCTCATTCAATTTCAAAGTTTTGCTCAACTCAAACTTGCCCGGTTATTTTCCGACCACGTAGTGTTGCAACGTCAAAAACCGGTTCCCGTATGGGGCTGGGCCAAACCCAAAGAAAAAGTGACGGTGACGTTGGCCGGGCAAAAGCAAATGGCTACGGCCGATGCCTCCGGGAAATGGCTGGTAAAATTTACCCCGATGGAAGCAGGCGGCCCGCACCAACTGACCGTCACGGCCAAATCGGGCAAACTGGAAGTCAATGATATTTTGATGGGCGAAGTATGGCTTTGCTCCGGGCAATCGAATATGGAATGGCCCGTTCAGCAGGCCGATAACTTCAAAGTGGAGAAAAAAAACGCTGATTTTCCCCAAATACGGCACTTTTTTGTAGCACACGATGTCACCCTGCAACCGCAATCTGATTTGACTTCGGGCGAATGGAAGATATGTAATGAGGCAAATGTCGGCCATTTTACGGCCATCGGTTTTTTCTTTGCCCGCGAGTTATACCAAAAACTAAACATCCCCATTGGCCTTCTGCATTCGTCCTGGGGAGGTTCACAACTGGAGGGCTGGCTCAGCAAAGAAGCCATGTTGAGCCATGAAGAATTAAAACCGGTTGCCGAAACCTTACCCAAGACTTGGGAGGAAGCCGACGCCCTTCTTGATCTCAAAGTGCGTAAACAACTGCTGAAAAGTGACGTGACGCCCACGCTCGCCGATGAGAAAAAATACACCGAAGCAGGTTACGATTTTTCAAAATGGCTCAATGCCGGCAGCCCGCTGGGGCAGTGGGATTGGAAAGGGATCTGGATGTTTCGGGGCAAAGGATTTATGGCGCGTACGGTCGAAATTTCGGAAGATATGATTGGTCAACCCACGGTATTGGGGTTGGGAATTCAGGACAGTTTCAATGAAATCTATGTCAACGGGCAATTGGTGTCGCAGGGGATCATGGAAGGAACGCGCAGGATCTCATTACCGGCCAATACCTGGAAAAACGGAAATAATCAATTGGTAGTTAAGTTTGGGAATATGGTGCAGCTTCCGTGGTATGGGCTGGGAGTGAACGGGACGCCTGAGGATTTGTTGGTAAGTACAAAAGACAGTAAAATAAGTTTGGCAAACGGCTGGTATCTGATGCCTTCTTTTGCTGAGCCGCATACCTACAATCACAGCAGTAACAATGTAGCCACCACGATCTATAATGGCATGATCGCGCCGTTGGTGCCCTTTGCCATTCGTGGCTCATTGTGGTATCAGGGAGAATCTAATGCGGGACGGGCGTATCAGTATCGCCAAACGTTTCCGTTGATGATCAATGACTGGCGGCAACGTTGGAACGACGAATTCTCCTTTTATTTTGTACAGCTTTCAAGCTTCGGGGCTTACCAAAACAGCAATCAGGGCAGCGATTGGGCCGAACTGCGCGAAGCGCAAACCATGACGCTGAGCCTTCCCAAAACGGGAATGGCCGTGACGACCGACGTGGGCAATCCTAACGATATTCACCCCACTAACAAACAGGAGGTAGGTCATCGACTGGCGCTCATTGCCCTAAAGTCGAATTATGGGATGGATGTGCTGCATTCCGGCCCGATGTACGAATCGGTTACGTTTGAGGAAGACCGGGCCTTGGTGACCTTTGACTATACCGGCGAAGGCTTAGTGGCGAAAGATAAATTCGGATACCTGAAAGGTTTTGAAATTGCGGGGGAAGACAGAGTGTTTTACTACGCAAAAGCGGAGATCATCGGGGATAAAGTAGAGGTGTATCACCCTAAGGTAACAAAACCCAAAGCTGTTCGCTATGGATGGGCCAACGCCCCCGAAGATGCCAATTTGTTCAACAGCGAAGGCTTGCCCGCCGGTCCTTTCCGTACCGATGACTGGCCCGGAAAAACCCTTGGAAAAAAGTTTGAATAA
- a CDS encoding Uma2 family endonuclease: protein MNITGEKILERPDAKLLMDKVNYFLSAEYQKRMAFREWLDEDKKAEFINGEVILRSPVKRKHWKASTLLSRILGVYASLNDLGEIAVEKALIALTRNDYEPDICFWLSEKTKGFSDDQMIFPAPDFAVEILSRSTAKNDRTIKHQDYAAHGIREYWIIDPNRQLIDQFILIGNDTEYMPAKTHLISQDIKSFVIEGFEIPVAAVFDEQINKTTLQELMKPKQG from the coding sequence ATGAATATTACCGGTGAAAAAATTCTGGAACGTCCTGACGCTAAATTATTGATGGATAAAGTAAATTACTTTTTATCTGCCGAATACCAAAAACGCATGGCTTTCCGCGAATGGCTGGACGAGGACAAAAAAGCTGAATTTATTAATGGTGAAGTCATTTTGCGCTCTCCAGTGAAGCGTAAGCATTGGAAAGCATCTACACTTCTTTCAAGAATTTTAGGTGTTTATGCCTCTTTAAATGATTTAGGTGAAATCGCTGTTGAAAAGGCATTGATTGCTCTCACTCGCAACGATTATGAACCTGATATTTGTTTTTGGTTAAGTGAGAAAACAAAAGGCTTTTCCGACGACCAAATGATTTTCCCGGCTCCTGATTTTGCAGTAGAAATCTTATCCAGAAGCACAGCCAAAAATGACCGAACGATTAAGCATCAGGATTACGCGGCTCACGGTATCCGAGAATACTGGATTATTGACCCCAATCGTCAACTCATTGACCAATTCATTTTGATTGGCAATGATACTGAATATATGCCTGCCAAAACGCATTTGATCAGTCAGGACATCAAAAGCTTCGTCATTGAAGGTTTCGAGATTCCCGTTGCTGCAGTTTTTGACGAACAAATCAATAAAACAACGTTACAGGAACTGATGAAACCCAAGCAAGGATAG
- a CDS encoding fumarylacetoacetate hydrolase family protein, translating into MKIICIGRNYVDHIHELQNAIPEDPVIFQKPDTALLKENAAFYYPEFTQDLHHEVEIVVKINKMGKNIDEKFAHKYYDEIGIGIDFTARDLQSKLKSKGLPWELAKAFDGSAPISEFVPKSQFADLQNLNFHLDVNGETRQQGNTSLMLFKIDYIISFISRFYTLKTGDLLFTGTPKGVSAVKVGDTLSAYIEGKKMLEFEVK; encoded by the coding sequence ATGAAAATCATCTGCATTGGCCGCAACTACGTTGACCACATTCACGAACTTCAAAATGCCATCCCGGAAGATCCCGTTATTTTTCAAAAGCCCGACACGGCACTACTGAAAGAAAATGCCGCCTTTTACTATCCCGAATTTACCCAGGACCTTCATCATGAGGTAGAAATCGTGGTGAAGATCAATAAGATGGGCAAAAATATTGACGAAAAATTTGCCCATAAGTATTACGACGAAATCGGCATCGGTATTGACTTTACCGCCCGTGACCTCCAATCCAAACTGAAGTCAAAAGGACTGCCGTGGGAGCTGGCCAAAGCCTTTGACGGCTCGGCACCCATTTCGGAGTTTGTGCCTAAATCACAATTTGCCGATTTACAAAATCTTAATTTTCATTTGGACGTCAACGGCGAAACTCGCCAACAGGGCAATACCTCGTTGATGTTGTTTAAAATAGATTATATCATTTCGTTCATTTCACGCTTTTATACCCTCAAAACGGGTGATTTGCTTTTTACCGGTACACCCAAAGGCGTCAGTGCCGTGAAAGTAGGGGATACCCTTTCGGCCTATATTGAAGGGAAGAAAATGCTCGAGTTTGAAGTGAAATAA
- the mgrA gene encoding L-glyceraldehyde 3-phosphate reductase, translated as MTYIPNPARYEHMTYRRCGKSGLKLPAISLGLWHNFGGVDVFENYRAILHAAFDAGITHFDLANNYGPPPGSAEENFGTIFKKDFAAYRDELIISSKAGHLMWPGPYGEWGSRKYLIASCDQSLKRMGLDYVDIFYSHRFDPNTPLEETMGALDSIVRQGKALYVGISGYTAENTAKAIRILKDLGTPCLIHQPKYSMLERWVEGGLLDVLEETGVGCIPFSPLAQGLLTDKYLKGIPSDSRAAKEHGFLKTSQITPETLLKIEKLNALALERGQTLAQMALAWLLKDARVTSVLIGASRVSQLQDSLKCLDNQIFSPEELSKIEDILT; from the coding sequence ATGACGTATATACCCAATCCTGCTCGATACGAGCACATGACCTACCGCCGATGCGGCAAAAGCGGTCTCAAACTGCCCGCGATTTCGTTGGGCTTATGGCATAATTTTGGCGGTGTCGATGTGTTTGAAAACTACCGCGCGATCCTCCATGCCGCTTTTGACGCGGGAATTACCCATTTCGATTTAGCCAATAACTACGGCCCGCCGCCGGGTTCGGCCGAAGAAAATTTTGGCACAATATTTAAAAAAGACTTTGCCGCTTACCGCGATGAGCTGATTATTTCATCAAAGGCAGGTCACTTAATGTGGCCGGGGCCGTATGGCGAATGGGGTTCGCGGAAATACTTGATTGCGAGCTGCGACCAAAGTCTTAAACGCATGGGCCTGGACTACGTGGATATTTTTTATTCGCACCGTTTTGATCCCAATACCCCTTTGGAAGAAACCATGGGGGCGTTGGACAGCATCGTTCGTCAGGGAAAAGCACTGTACGTTGGAATCTCCGGCTACACGGCCGAAAATACGGCGAAAGCCATTCGGATCCTCAAAGATTTAGGGACGCCCTGCCTTATTCACCAACCCAAATATTCGATGCTTGAGCGGTGGGTAGAAGGCGGTTTACTGGATGTATTGGAAGAAACGGGCGTGGGGTGTATTCCTTTTTCACCACTGGCCCAGGGACTTCTGACGGATAAATACCTGAAAGGAATTCCGAGCGATTCGAGGGCAGCCAAAGAACATGGCTTTCTGAAAACGAGTCAGATCACCCCCGAAACGCTTCTAAAGATCGAAAAGCTCAATGCGTTAGCCCTTGAACGCGGTCAAACATTGGCCCAAATGGCGCTGGCATGGTTGCTGAAAGATGCCCGCGTTACGTCGGTACTGATCGGGGCGAGCCGCGTTTCTCAATTGCAGGACTCCCTGAAATGCCTTGATAATCAAATCTTCAGTCCGGAAGAATTATCGAAAATTGAGGATATCCTAACGTAG